One part of the Brevundimonas subvibrioides ATCC 15264 genome encodes these proteins:
- a CDS encoding DUF4142 domain-containing protein, which produces MIRTLLVGTAALALLGACSQSDDPADAAAAAVNATQDAASVPVGQASAATLGANTAGGFVTALATSDMYELAAADIAEAKSTNAGVKELAGMIKTDHTASTAKLKTLAPTEAADTTLPTGMDERRQGLIDNLNAAAPADFDRVFLTQQVAAHNEALTLLNGFKDHTETPGLAALATEVIPKVTMHRDRAQTMLDAM; this is translated from the coding sequence ATGATCCGCACGCTTCTCGTCGGTACCGCCGCCCTCGCCCTGCTGGGGGCCTGCAGCCAGTCCGACGACCCCGCCGACGCCGCCGCCGCCGCCGTCAATGCGACCCAGGACGCCGCCTCGGTCCCGGTCGGCCAGGCCTCGGCCGCGACGCTCGGGGCCAACACCGCCGGGGGCTTCGTCACCGCGCTGGCGACGTCCGACATGTACGAACTGGCCGCCGCCGACATCGCCGAAGCGAAGTCGACCAACGCCGGCGTCAAGGAACTGGCCGGGATGATCAAGACCGATCACACCGCCTCGACCGCCAAATTGAAGACCCTCGCCCCGACCGAGGCCGCCGACACCACCCTGCCGACCGGAATGGACGAGCGCCGTCAGGGCCTGATCGACAATCTGAACGCTGCGGCACCCGCCGACTTCGACCGGGTCTTCCTGACCCAGCAGGTCGCCGCCCACAACGAGGCCCTGACCCTTCTCAACGGCTTCAAGGACCACACCGAGACCCCGGGCCTCGCCGCCCTGGCCACGGAGGTGATCCCCAAGGTGACCATGCACCGCGACCGCGCGCAGACCATGCTCGACGCGATGTAG